Within Deltaproteobacteria bacterium, the genomic segment GTCCTACGCCGTATTTTTCCTTGAAGCCTTCCTTCCTGCGCTTCCTGAGCTCCATGACAGCGCTCATGTCAATTTCGTTGAAGGTGGTCAGCATGGCGGTCGACTGAGTGGCTTCCAGCATCCTCCGTGCAATGGTTCTGCGGCGCCTCGACATCTTGGTCCGCTCTTCCCTCGAATCCCTGGATATGTGAATGGTCGGAGCTTCCTCGGTCTTCACGACAGCGGGCGATTTACTCCGGGCGGGCTCGGCTTCAGGGGCTTTGGGCTCGGCGGTGTCCCGGGACTGTTTTTCCATATACAGCTGAACGTCCTCTTTGGTGATTCGGTCGCTTGGGCCCGTGCCTTCTACCTTGCTCAGATCAATCTTGTGTTCTTCGGCGATACGCCTTGCGACAGGCGTTACTTTTTCCTCCGGCGGCTCCGGCTCCGCCTCGGGTTTTTCTTTCACTTCTTCAGTCTCTTTTGCTTGTTTAGCTTCCTCGGTTTTCTCCGGTTTCTCCGCTTCTTCGGGGCTTTTCCCGGGCGCGGCTTTCTCCCCCGCTTCGCCTTCTTCGATCTCGCCAAGCACATCGCCGACTTCTACATCCTCACCGTCGCCCTTTGTTATGCTTGAAAGAGTCCCCTGTTTCTCGGCGGCTACTTCAAAATTCGCCTTTTCCGTCTCAAGCTCGACCAGGGCCTCTCCGATTTTGACCGGATCGCCCTCCGACTTGAACCATTTCACGACGGTTGCTTCGACAACTGATTCACCCAATTCGGGTACTGTTATTTTCGTAGACATATTGTCTCTCCGCTATATTAAACGTTTTTTACCCATGTGATGCCCAGCTCGTCAATGTTGGGCAGTGTTTTCCCTACCATAAATACCTGCTGTACAAGCGCTTCCTGGTTTATTTTGTGCATGGAAGCGGTCCCCTCCGCGGGACTTGAATTCCTGCGCCTGCCCATATAGTGCAGCGAAACCCTTCCCTTGATCAGTTTCCTTAAAAACGGATACACGAACATCCACGCGCCCATGTTTTCCGGTTCTTCCTGAAGCCATACGAATTCCTTGAGCTTGGTGTATCTCTTGAGAATATTATCGAGCATCTTGAAAGGAAACGGATAGATCTGCTCGAGCCTTACTATTGCGATATCTTTTTCGTGCTGTTTTATATGCTCGCTCGAAATGAGGTCAATATAAACTTTACCGCTGCAGAGTATGAGCCGTTTGACGTTTTTAGTGTCCTTTCCATCCCTGTCGTCGTCTATAACCGGCTGCCAGGTTTCCTCGGATAAATTCCTTAATGAGGAGAATACCAGGGGGTTTCGTAAAAGGCTCTTCGGGGTGAGCACGACCAGGGGCAGAGGGTCAACCTCGAGCAGGGCTGCCTGTCTTCTGAGCAAATGGAAGTATTGCGCCGAAGTCGTGCAGTTTGCTATACGCATATTGATTTCCGCGGCCGAGTCCAGGAATCTTCCCAGGCGGGCCGATGAGTGATCGGGTCCCTGTCCTTCATACGCGTGGGGCAGAAGCAGAACAAGCGAGGGGGTCTGTCCCCACTTGGCCCTTGCGGAAACCATATATTCGTCAATTATGGTCTGCGCTCCGTTTATGAAGTCTCCGTACTGCGCTTCCCAAATTACAAGCCGGTTGGGCTCCTGAATGTTGTAGCCGTATTCAAAACCGATGCACGCGTTCTCGGTCAGCGGGCTGTTGTATATTTCGAATGCGGCTTTTGCCTGGGGTATGCTCTGAAGCGGAGTATAGACTTTCCCGTTCTCCGCGTCGTGCAGGACAGCGTGTCTGTGGCTGAATGTTCCGCGCTCCGTGTCCTGCCCGGTAAGTCGTATGGCTATTCCGTCCGCCAGTATGGAGGCGAATGCGAGATCCTCCGCCGTAGCCCAGTCTATTGTCTTGTCGTCCGGATTGTCTAACATCTCTTTCCGGCGCTCCCTTCCTCGTTTCAATTTTGAATTAATCGTAAAATCCTCGGGAAGTGTTATAAGCGCTTCGTTCAACTCTCTAAGGGTTTCAGCAGGTACGGAGGTTACGGCTTTCTGCGCCGCGCCCGCGGGAGGCGGGACTACCTGGGCTTCCTCTGGTATGTCTTCGGGACTGAGCGATTCGAATTCACCGTGCAGCTCCTCGTTGTACTTATCGACCAGTTTTTCGGCCTGGTCCCTGTCTATTATGCCGCGTTCTGTCAGGGTATCGGCCCACAGCTCCCTCACGGTGGGATGGCTGTCTATTATCTCGTACATTCCGGGCTGTGTGAACGCGGGCTCGTCGGCTTCATTGTGACCGTGCCGTCTATAGCCCACAAGATCAATTAGAAAATCTTTATGAAAATGTCTTAGATACGCGAAGGCGAAACGGGCGGCCTCTACGCACGCTTCCGGATCGTCCGCGTTGACGTGAATAATAGGTATCTCAAATCCCTTCGCCAGATCGCTCGCGTAAAGTGTGCTCCTGCTGTCCTCTGGCAGCGCCGTATATCCCAGCTGATTGTTGGTAATAATGTGAATTGTGCCTCCGGTACGGTAGCCGGGGAGTCCGCAGAGGTTGAGTGTCTCCGCCACTATGCCCTGTCCCGGGAACGCTGCGTCTCCGTGAACCAGAATAGGCAGCGACCTGGACGGATCGAATTCCGGCTTTCCGCTTTTATCGACCGATGTTCCGGCCGCCCTCGTCATACCTTCTACTACCGGGTTTACGGATTCCAGATGACTGGGGTTTGGCGCAAGTGTGATAAGCATATCTATGGCTCTTCCGTTTTTAACGGCGTGCCGCGCGCCTTCGTGATATTTCACGTCGCCCGTCCACCCCATGTAGTCCCTGAAGTCTCTTTCGACCCTCGGATCCTTGAATTTGATCAAAGTTCCTCTGTAGCTCTTGCTCATCACATGGTGCATTACGTTTAGGCGCCCTCTATGCGCCATTCCGATTAGTATATGATGAATGCCCGACTCTGCCGAGAGGCCTACTATTTCATTCAGCATGGGCGTGAGCATGTCGACGCCCTCGATCGAAAAACGAAACTTGCCGGGGAATATTCTGTGCAGGAAACGCTCTAATACCTCTACCTGAGTAAGACTTTCAAGAAGAAGCTTTTCGTTTATCGGATCGTTCGGAGGCCGGAATTGACCCGATTCGGCCGCATCCCTCAGCCACTTTCTCTCCTCGAGCGAGTTTATATGGTAGTAATCGTATCCGACCTTGGATGAATAGACGGAGCGGAGAATTTCGATGGCTTCGTATGCGTTTGAAGCCTTTTCGCCATACTCTCTACCGATGAGGCATGACGGCAGCCTGAGCAAGTCGTCTTCTGTAAGGCCGTGAGTTTCCAGTTCGAGCGAAGGGTCGCCGGGCGGCTCGCTTCCCAGAGGGTCCAGCCTGGCGTTCAGGTGGCCGAATGCGCGTATGGCCTGGGCGAGATTGGCAGCGCCGACAATTTTATCTATATCCTGAGGAGCCGCTTCCTCGAGACCTTCCTCATTTATTTCGGGTCTTATTTTGTCAAAAATCTTTCTTGCGGTTGAGTCAACGGAATCGGGATCCTTGAGATAACGCTCATAAAGCTCAAGCACATAACCTGAATTAGGTCCATGAAAAATGTGAGTAATATCCATATCTTATATGTCCTATTGAATCAAGATGTTAATTTTCCGGACGGATTAATTCTAATACATAATTTGCCATAATATATTAGCATAAGAATATATACGCTGCAATCAAAGAGGCCTTGATTATTGGATAAAATTTAGGTTTTCGGGTTGTACGAAATGGCGGGGGAAAGCATATATGAAAGCCCCGTTAAGAGCCGGGCCAGTCAATTAAATATATAACGGCGTTTTCCCGTTGTACCGGAAGACACGCTCCGGCGTGATCGCCGGGCAGGAATTCTAGCGCGCTATTTCAGCCGAGGTATGACTTGATGAATTTTTCGTAATGCTTCCCGTGGCCGTTTTTACCGATTTTTTGCTGCGCCGGAGGAAGCTCGTCCCGGTTCACAATGAGAGATTCGAGTGAAGCGTGCTCGCCTTTATAAATTCGTCCGATTGGAATTCTGCCTTCCTCTCTTAATTCCAGCACTCTGCCGAAGGCAAGCGTCCTGTTGGAGGGGTCGAAACCTTCGTCCTCGTCGAGGTTGTATACCCTGGCGCGCCAATCACGGTGTGTATCGTAGTATGTCACGCATGGCGAGAGGACCTCAAGGAACGCGAATCCCTTTCCGGAGCCGGTATGCTCAAGCGCCGCGTCCATTAGTTTTTCCAGCTGCTCCGGATTGCCGCTGAAGCCCCGGGCGAGAAATGTAGTCGAGGGCAGGCTCAGCCCTAGCATTATTGCATCCATACCCTCTTCGGCGTTGTCACGGTATCCGGTCGGGCTCGTCGGAGACGCCTGCCCTTTGGTTAATCCGTAATTGCTGTTATTCATCACTATGTATGTAATACTGGGGTTGCTCTTGAAGGTATGGACCAGGTGTCCGGCCCCTATAGCGTAGCCATCCCCGTCACCTCCGGCTGCCACAACGGTGAGGTCCGGGTTGGCCAGCTTTGCCCCGATGGCGGCGGGCAGCACCCTGCCGTGAAGTGCGTGATAGCCGTAGCACTCAATATTGTTTTGAATGGTTCCCGAGCACCCGATTCCCGCAAGAAGCATTAGATTGTGAGGGGCTACCCCCATATTTTGCAGAGATTTTTCAAGAACCCCTTTTACCGCGAAATCCCCGCATCCCGCGCACCATATGGGTCTTGAAGGGGTGAATGTCTTTGTATGCGGCTGAGTTGTCATTGAGCTTTCGCCTCCCTCTTTTGATTATCCATGAATCGGCTCTCCTCTTCAAACACTCTTTTGACCAGTTCGCCCGGTCTGAAAGGAATGCCGTCGTATCTCAGAATATTCAGCAGCTTCCCTGAGTCCGCCCCCTGGTGTATTAGCAGATGAGCCAGCTGCGCCTGGGCGTTTAGCTCGACCACATAGACGCGGCTGCACTTGTCTATAAACTCGAGAATGTCTTCGAGGACGGGCCATATTGTCCTCGGCTGCAAATATTGCGCTTTAAGGCCGTCATTGTCCAGTATTTCTATGGCCTCGAGTATTACACCGAATAACATGCCCGTGCCGATGAAGCCTATCTCACCGTCCGGATCGCCGAAATGCCGCGCCCTCGGAAGCTCATTCCTGGCAAGCTCGATTTTATCCATGCGCTTGTTCATCATCCTGATGCGGTTCTCGGGGTCGGTCGAGACAAGCCCCCATTCGTCGTGCTCGTTTCCGGTCACAAGAGACATGCCTCCCGGCGTTCCGGGTGCGGCAAAGGGAGAGATATTATCCTCCGTCAACTCGTAGCGTTTGTAAGCGTCTAATTTCTCCAGGTCCTCTTTCTCAAGCCTCTTTCCGGTCTCGACTGCCAAACCGTCCAGGTCGAACGGCTTGACGGTCGCGATATTTTGCGAGATTGCCTGATCCATAGCTATGTAAACAGGGCATTGATACTTGTCGGCGAGGTTGGTGGCCTGAGCGGCAAGGTAAAAGCAGTCCTCCGGATGACCCGGCGTGAGGACGATGCGCGGAAAATCTCCGTGCCCTCCGAAAACCATAAGGTTCAGGTCGCTTTGTTCAGGCTTGGTCGGCATGCCCGTGCTCGGTCCCGAGCGCTGGCAGTCCACAATTACCATCGGTACTTCGGCTGAGCCTGAGTGCCCGATCCCCTCCTGCATCAGGGAAAAACCCGGCCCGGAAGTAGCGACCATCGTCCTGGTACCAGTGAGAGAAGCCCCGATGGCCATATTTATCGCCGCCAGTTCGTCTTCGGTCTGCCTCGCCACCCCGCCGCAGCGCGGGAGCCATTTCTGCAGGGTTTCGAGTACTTCGGAGGAAGGAGTGATGGGATATCCGGTAAAAAATCTGCCCCCAGCGGCCATAAATCCGAATGCAACCGATTCGTTCCCGATAATCAAAAGACGCTCCTCCGGCGTGGCATGCTCAATTCTGTAAAGTCCTTCGCCCTCATGGATTCCCATCTCATCGGCGAGATGCAGTCCCAGGCCGAGCGCCTCAAGGTTATATTCCAGAATAACCTGTCCCATTCTCTGAAAGCGTTTGGTGAACGTTTCGCGTATGGACTCGTCCTCCAGCCCGAGTAGGCGTCCTACTACTCCGAAAGCGATGCTGTTTTTATAAAGTTCACGGCGCATGGTGCGCATGGCGATTCTGTTGAACGGGGCCGCGTATAAACGAATCCCTTCCGGGAGTAAATCCGGAGGAACGGGGCCGCCCGAGTCGTCGTAAACGACGATGCTTTTCGAGTCCAGCTGCCAGGCGTTTTTTTCAACTGCCTCCTGGTCGAGTGCGAGCAGCAGGGTTATATTGCTGCCTATACAGTATTTCTCCCCCGTAAAAGCCCTCATAGTCGCGGCGGCGTGGCCCCCCCTGATCCGCGATAATACGTCCCTTTCGGTGTAAACATTGAGCCCGCTGTGTCTAAACAGCTCGGCAAGCATGGTTATTACGGTAAGAGAGCCGTCTCCGCCCTGACCGGCTACTATAACGCTCACATCTTCGAGTACGGGTTGATTGTTGTTGGAGCTCATTTAGCTTTTTTCCCTCCGTTGACGGGGTTGTAATCCTTGTAGAAGGTTTTCGGGTTGGTGTTTCCCATCTCAATTCTTTCCTGCAGAGTGGGCATCAAAGCCGGCAGGGGCTTGTTTCGCTTAATATCCGAGAGCTTTATCAGCAGTGACTTCGCCCGCGGTTCATCCTCAAGGGGTCTTGATTCGAAAAGGCCGTCGTCAACCGCGGCCTGGAAAAATTTGTGGCCGGCCTCAGTGCGAACGGCTACAAATGTCCATCCGTCAAGACCTATACCGCCCACTCCGATGTCCGAATGCTCCGCCGCGTAATCGAGACAGTACAGACACGCCGGGCGGGCGAATTTGTGAAAATCCTTTAATTTCATTATTATCTCGCGTCCGTCACGCAGGGTTATTATTACCTTTCCCTTCACATTCACGTTTACAATATCCTTGGGCTCCACGTTTAACTCTTCGGCAATATACGAGATGTGCTCATGGGTAAAGCTTTCCGAGCAGAAGAGACCTATTACGAGAGCTATATTCTTCTGGTACCATTTGGCTACTTCAAGGCGTATGCTGCTGTACTGCTGCTGGCGCACTCCGTCTACCTGGCAGGGCACGCCGACTACGGCTATCGGGCGTATGTCCTTCCGCATAGCTTCCGTAAGCGCCACCGTATTGGGAGAGTACGTATACCTGGAGCCGCTGCACGCGAGTATGTCTTCGGCTGTCGTGGCGAGCTTTTGGATTCCTACCTGGGGGTTTTCCGGAAGCACGTCGCCGAGCACAGCGCCGTTGATCGACCCCTGTTTAAGAGCGTGCACGAGTAGCGCGCTCGTCACCCCTCCGTCCTGACCCCTCTCGAGAAACTCCTGGTCCCTGGCGCGCGCGAGAACTGCGTAGTTGTATGGGCCGAACCCCTCGTCCAGGACCGGTTTTTTGAAACCCAGAAGGGTATGCAGGTCTTTGTCCAGAGGACGAAGCACGGGGCAGACGTCCGCGCACAGTTCGCAGAACACGCAGGCGTCGTTTCTCGTATCTACAGGCTGCTCGTCCTTGTAATCGAAGACATCGGTAGGGCATATAGTGACACACGCGGCACAGCCGACGCACTTTCCGGTATCAACTATCTCGCGCATTAGAAAGTCCACGGCCTTAAATCCGCCGCGATTTATCTCGGACCGCCACGCATAAGCCCATTCATAGGGATCAACGCCCTCCTCGAGCATCTCGTGATACTTTCGCTGAACAGCCCGGATCAACTGCTCGTCCCTACTGATCTCTTCGTTGCTCATAATCTACACTTCCTCCCGGATTAATTAAGCTCAGGTGTAAGGTAACTCCTTCAAATAATTCAATTTTGCTGGTGAAAATACAGGTTCTTTTTTCTGTCCGGCAAGTCTGCTCAAAGCGGGCATTATTTTACATGCACGAAAAATATTAATGTAAAGTGTCCTCTTATGTTTTTCGTTCTAGTATTAATATTATATCAGTTTATTAGCATAGTAAACAGATTAAGTCAATGTTAACCAACCTTTCCGTTTATCGTGGAAGAGCGGGCGGTTTTTCCCGTATGCAGCAAATAGTTTGGATTAGAATAACCGGACGGTTATTCTATCTACTCGGCACCGGCGATATCCCGGTATCGTGGTTAAACGATAGGATTTGGATTATATTTAATTAATTAAGGTATTGGGTATTCCGAAATGGTATATGTGCATAATCTCACTAAGCGGTACGGAAGCCTCGTGGCTGTGGAGAATCTCTCCTTTCAGCTTGAAAAGGGTGACGTCCTGGGTTTTCTGGGACCGAACGGGGCGGGAAAAACGACGACCATGCGTATGATTACGGGCTATATGCCCCCTACGAGAGGGACGGTTCACGTCGAGGGAATCGACATTATGGACGATCCCCTTCGCGCTAAGAAAATGATAGGCTATCTGCCGGAAAATCCGCCTTTATACAATGATATGACCGTAGCTGAGTACCTGGATTTTGCAGCCGATATAAAACAGGTTGATTCGGGTGAAAAAAGAAGCAACATTTTTAACGCGATGGAAAGGTGCGGTCTGACCGAGGTAAGAAAGCGGATAATAGGGCATCTGTCCAAAGGTTACAGACAGAGGGTGGGGATAGCTCAGGCGCTTATTAACAATCCCTCCGTGCTCATTCTCGACGAGCCTACGATAGGCCTCGATCCGAAGCAGATAATAGAAATAAGGGATCTGATAAAAAGTCTTTCCGGAGAACGCACGGTTATATTGAGCACCCACATACTGCCCGAGGTTACGATGATTTGCAGTAAGGTGATAATAATAAACGAGGGGAAAATTGTCTTAGAGGAGTCCCTCCAGAAACTCTCGGAGGATATCGGTAACAAACAGAAGCTGTTCCTCAGGGTCAGGCAGGACTCAAGCGGCGTACGTGAAAAAATTATTGCTTTAAAGGACGTGTCGGATATAAAGCCGGGTCCAGCAGGAGAATATATAATAGAGCCCGTAGACGGGGCTGACATTAGAGAAGAAGTCTCAAGGCTCGTTGTTAAAAACGAATGGGGGCTTCTTGAGCTCAGGCCGATCGCTCACACGCTGGAGGAGATTTTCCTCAGGGTTATTTCTTCCGCGGTTAATTAGATAAAGATGATTTATCCTATATTAAAAAGGGAATTGAGATCATACTTCGCTTCGCCCCTCGCGTACATAATCCTGGTGGTCTTCCAGGTTATTTCGGCGAGGTTCTTTTTCCTCTACCTGCAGGGTTTCCTGCAGTTTCAACTGGATCCGAGCTACCAGATGCAGCTCGGGGAGCTCAATCTGAACAATCTGGTTATTCTGCCCTACTTCGGTACTATCAGCATCGTTCTCCTCCTTATAGTTCCCCTCATAACCATGAGATTGATTGCGGATGAAAAAAAGAACTACACGGCGGAGCTTCTGTTTACGTCCCCGATTACAATCCGTACCATAGTTCTGGGAAAGTTCCTGGCTGCGCTCATTCTGCTTCTTATAATGCTCCTCCTGTCCTCGATTAACATCTTCGTGCTGATGGTTCACGGAAACCCCGATTTCGGTGCTGTTATCTCAGGCTATATCGGACTGTTCTTACTCGGCGCCTCTTTTCTTTCGGTCGGAATTTTTGCCTCCTCCCTCACTGAAAATCAATTGATAGCGGCGGTAATCAGCTTCGGGGTTTTACTTCTCTTATGGCTCGTCGGGGCCCTGTCCGACGCAGAAAGCTCCCTGCTCGGCTATATTTCCGTAATAAATCACTACGAGGATTTCGGCAAGGGGATAATCAAGCTAAACGATATCGTATATTATCTCTCGCTTATATTCCTCGGCGTCTTTTTAACCTATACATCTCTTGAATCGGAGAGGTGGAGATGAAGAAGCGCAGGCTAATCTACGGCACGAATATGCTTGTGTCGGTAATCAGTATTTGCGGAATACTGATCATTCTCAACTATATTGTTCTGAAGACCGATATCAGGGTCGATCTTACGGAGGGAAAACTCTACACCGCTTCTGAAAATACCGTGAGTGTGATCGAAAATCTCAATGACGATGTGGAGGTTCTGGCGTTCTTCAAGGACGTCGGGATGGAAAGGAGCCAGTTTCAGGATCTCATAAAGGAATACTCCAGAAAATCCGGCAGGATTAAAGTCAGTTTCGTGAACCCTGATAAAGAACCGGGTATCGCGAAAAAGTACGACATAAAGGAATACGGAACGGTTGTGCTTGTGAGCGGGAAAAAAACTATTAAAGTAAGAATGGCTGATCACATTTCAGGCGGGATTCTCAAGAATTCGGAAGAGGAGATCACGAACGCTCTCTTCAAGTTAAATAGGAATGTCAGCAAGACCGTTTATTTCCTCTCCGGGCACGGAGAAAGAGACGTCAAGGACGAAATCGAGCCTGAAGGGGTGGGAGTACTGAGAGCGGCGCTTGAAGACGAGGGTTATAACGTCAGGGAATTCATGCTGCTTAGGGAAGATCGTCTGCCCGAAGCCAGTTCCGTGCTTATCGTAGCCGCGCCCAAAAAGTCTTTTTCGCTTAAAGAGATTAACATGATAAAGGATTATCTTGACCGGGGCGGGAAGGCGATTTTTATGATAGAGCCGAGGTCGGGCGCTGAAATCGCTTCTGTATTAAAGGGGTACGGGTTTGAAATCGGCGATGACATTATCATCGATCCTAGCTCGAAGCTCGAAGGCGGAGGCGATATAGCCCCTATTGTTGCGGAATACGCGCATCATGATATCACCGAAGGCTTCAGGTTCGCCACGATTTTCCCCTATTCACGCAGCGTGAATGTAATAAATGAGAATGGTATGAGCTCTACGGTGCTTGCGGAGACGGGCGAGTACAGCTGGTCCGAGACCGATTTCGAGCTTTTCGACGAGGGAGTTGCGCAGCAGGAAGAAGACGACAAGGCGGGGCCTCTCGGGGTCGCCGCGGTAATCGAGAGCGAGCGTGACTCGAGGATAGGCGTTTTCGGAAGCGTGGATTTCGTATCGAATATTTTTATCGATTTTTCGGGAAACAGAGACCTTTTTCTCAATACGGTAAATTGGATCGCTGGGGACGAGAATCTCATCTCTATCAGGCCCAGGACCTTGAG encodes:
- the odhB gene encoding 2-oxoglutarate dehydrogenase complex dihydrolipoyllysine-residue succinyltransferase, with protein sequence MSTKITVPELGESVVEATVVKWFKSEGDPVKIGEALVELETEKANFEVAAEKQGTLSSITKGDGEDVEVGDVLGEIEEGEAGEKAAPGKSPEEAEKPEKTEEAKQAKETEEVKEKPEAEPEPPEEKVTPVARRIAEEHKIDLSKVEGTGPSDRITKEDVQLYMEKQSRDTAEPKAPEAEPARSKSPAVVKTEEAPTIHISRDSREERTKMSRRRRTIARRMLEATQSTAMLTTFNEIDMSAVMELRKRRKEGFKEKYGVGLGLNSFFVKASIGALKQFPRINAELDGDDMIVKYYYDIGVAIGATEGLVVPVLRNADSMSFAEIEKTIKDYAQRAEDNALTLEEIMGGTFTITNGGVFGSLMSTPILNPPQVGILGLHKIEERPVVMNGDLEIRPMMYVALSYDHRIVDGREAVQFLVKLKELIEDPESLLLEG
- a CDS encoding 2-oxoglutarate dehydrogenase E1 component; amino-acid sequence: MDITHIFHGPNSGYVLELYERYLKDPDSVDSTARKIFDKIRPEINEEGLEEAAPQDIDKIVGAANLAQAIRAFGHLNARLDPLGSEPPGDPSLELETHGLTEDDLLRLPSCLIGREYGEKASNAYEAIEILRSVYSSKVGYDYYHINSLEERKWLRDAAESGQFRPPNDPINEKLLLESLTQVEVLERFLHRIFPGKFRFSIEGVDMLTPMLNEIVGLSAESGIHHILIGMAHRGRLNVMHHVMSKSYRGTLIKFKDPRVERDFRDYMGWTGDVKYHEGARHAVKNGRAIDMLITLAPNPSHLESVNPVVEGMTRAAGTSVDKSGKPEFDPSRSLPILVHGDAAFPGQGIVAETLNLCGLPGYRTGGTIHIITNNQLGYTALPEDSRSTLYASDLAKGFEIPIIHVNADDPEACVEAARFAFAYLRHFHKDFLIDLVGYRRHGHNEADEPAFTQPGMYEIIDSHPTVRELWADTLTERGIIDRDQAEKLVDKYNEELHGEFESLSPEDIPEEAQVVPPPAGAAQKAVTSVPAETLRELNEALITLPEDFTINSKLKRGRERRKEMLDNPDDKTIDWATAEDLAFASILADGIAIRLTGQDTERGTFSHRHAVLHDAENGKVYTPLQSIPQAKAAFEIYNSPLTENACIGFEYGYNIQEPNRLVIWEAQYGDFINGAQTIIDEYMVSARAKWGQTPSLVLLLPHAYEGQGPDHSSARLGRFLDSAAEINMRIANCTTSAQYFHLLRRQAALLEVDPLPLVVLTPKSLLRNPLVFSSLRNLSEETWQPVIDDDRDGKDTKNVKRLILCSGKVYIDLISSEHIKQHEKDIAIVRLEQIYPFPFKMLDNILKRYTKLKEFVWLQEEPENMGAWMFVYPFLRKLIKGRVSLHYMGRRRNSSPAEGTASMHKINQEALVQQVFMVGKTLPNIDELGITWVKNV
- a CDS encoding thiamine pyrophosphate-dependent enzyme; this translates as MTTQPHTKTFTPSRPIWCAGCGDFAVKGVLEKSLQNMGVAPHNLMLLAGIGCSGTIQNNIECYGYHALHGRVLPAAIGAKLANPDLTVVAAGGDGDGYAIGAGHLVHTFKSNPSITYIVMNNSNYGLTKGQASPTSPTGYRDNAEEGMDAIMLGLSLPSTTFLARGFSGNPEQLEKLMDAALEHTGSGKGFAFLEVLSPCVTYYDTHRDWRARVYNLDEDEGFDPSNRTLAFGRVLELREEGRIPIGRIYKGEHASLESLIVNRDELPPAQQKIGKNGHGKHYEKFIKSYLG
- a CDS encoding 2-oxoacid:acceptor oxidoreductase subunit alpha, which translates into the protein MSSNNNQPVLEDVSVIVAGQGGDGSLTVITMLAELFRHSGLNVYTERDVLSRIRGGHAAATMRAFTGEKYCIGSNITLLLALDQEAVEKNAWQLDSKSIVVYDDSGGPVPPDLLPEGIRLYAAPFNRIAMRTMRRELYKNSIAFGVVGRLLGLEDESIRETFTKRFQRMGQVILEYNLEALGLGLHLADEMGIHEGEGLYRIEHATPEERLLIIGNESVAFGFMAAGGRFFTGYPITPSSEVLETLQKWLPRCGGVARQTEDELAAINMAIGASLTGTRTMVATSGPGFSLMQEGIGHSGSAEVPMVIVDCQRSGPSTGMPTKPEQSDLNLMVFGGHGDFPRIVLTPGHPEDCFYLAAQATNLADKYQCPVYIAMDQAISQNIATVKPFDLDGLAVETGKRLEKEDLEKLDAYKRYELTEDNISPFAAPGTPGGMSLVTGNEHDEWGLVSTDPENRIRMMNKRMDKIELARNELPRARHFGDPDGEIGFIGTGMLFGVILEAIEILDNDGLKAQYLQPRTIWPVLEDILEFIDKCSRVYVVELNAQAQLAHLLIHQGADSGKLLNILRYDGIPFRPGELVKRVFEEESRFMDNQKREAKAQ
- a CDS encoding Coenzyme F420 hydrogenase/dehydrogenase, beta subunit C-terminal domain; its protein translation is MSNEEISRDEQLIRAVQRKYHEMLEEGVDPYEWAYAWRSEINRGGFKAVDFLMREIVDTGKCVGCAACVTICPTDVFDYKDEQPVDTRNDACVFCELCADVCPVLRPLDKDLHTLLGFKKPVLDEGFGPYNYAVLARARDQEFLERGQDGGVTSALLVHALKQGSINGAVLGDVLPENPQVGIQKLATTAEDILACSGSRYTYSPNTVALTEAMRKDIRPIAVVGVPCQVDGVRQQQYSSIRLEVAKWYQKNIALVIGLFCSESFTHEHISYIAEELNVEPKDIVNVNVKGKVIITLRDGREIIMKLKDFHKFARPACLYCLDYAAEHSDIGVGGIGLDGWTFVAVRTEAGHKFFQAAVDDGLFESRPLEDEPRAKSLLIKLSDIKRNKPLPALMPTLQERIEMGNTNPKTFYKDYNPVNGGKKAK
- a CDS encoding ATP-binding cassette domain-containing protein translates to MVYVHNLTKRYGSLVAVENLSFQLEKGDVLGFLGPNGAGKTTTMRMITGYMPPTRGTVHVEGIDIMDDPLRAKKMIGYLPENPPLYNDMTVAEYLDFAADIKQVDSGEKRSNIFNAMERCGLTEVRKRIIGHLSKGYRQRVGIAQALINNPSVLILDEPTIGLDPKQIIEIRDLIKSLSGERTVILSTHILPEVTMICSKVIIINEGKIVLEESLQKLSEDIGNKQKLFLRVRQDSSGVREKIIALKDVSDIKPGPAGEYIIEPVDGADIREEVSRLVVKNEWGLLELRPIAHTLEEIFLRVISSAVN
- a CDS encoding ABC transporter permease subunit, with the translated sequence MIYPILKRELRSYFASPLAYIILVVFQVISARFFFLYLQGFLQFQLDPSYQMQLGELNLNNLVILPYFGTISIVLLLIVPLITMRLIADEKKNYTAELLFTSPITIRTIVLGKFLAALILLLIMLLLSSINIFVLMVHGNPDFGAVISGYIGLFLLGASFLSVGIFASSLTENQLIAAVISFGVLLLLWLVGALSDAESSLLGYISVINHYEDFGKGIIKLNDIVYYLSLIFLGVFLTYTSLESERWR
- a CDS encoding GldG family protein, whose protein sequence is MKKRRLIYGTNMLVSVISICGILIILNYIVLKTDIRVDLTEGKLYTASENTVSVIENLNDDVEVLAFFKDVGMERSQFQDLIKEYSRKSGRIKVSFVNPDKEPGIAKKYDIKEYGTVVLVSGKKTIKVRMADHISGGILKNSEEEITNALFKLNRNVSKTVYFLSGHGERDVKDEIEPEGVGVLRAALEDEGYNVREFMLLREDRLPEASSVLIVAAPKKSFSLKEINMIKDYLDRGGKAIFMIEPRSGAEIASVLKGYGFEIGDDIIIDPSSKLEGGGDIAPIVAEYAHHDITEGFRFATIFPYSRSVNVINENGMSSTVLAETGEYSWSETDFELFDEGVAQQEEDDKAGPLGVAAVIESERDSRIGVFGSVDFVSNIFIDFSGNRDLFLNTVNWIAGDENLISIRPRTLRQGKLTITKKQTNIIFFFTVIMIPAVIFLSGIAIWWKRKRL